The following are encoded in a window of Castanea sativa cultivar Marrone di Chiusa Pesio chromosome 9, ASM4071231v1 genomic DNA:
- the LOC142610159 gene encoding pentatricopeptide repeat-containing protein At5g50390, chloroplastic-like produces MEIPLLSYHFPFTVKDKKSMFPGYCFSFSRRKWINPFDRIRCCSLEVQGVQRPWLKPKPSKIDVGERKETVLEEPQMRKHPSSGICSQIEKLVLNKRYREALELFEILEFEGGFELKSSTYDALISACIGLKSIRGVKRVFSYMSSNGFELDLYMRNRVLLMHVKCGMMIDARRLFVEMPEKNLVSWNMIIGGLVDSGDYAEVFRLFFIMWEESLDGGSRTFAMMIRASAGLGHIFVGRQLHTCTLKMGVADNIFVTCALIDMYSKCGSIEDAQCVFDEMPEKTTVGWNSIIAGYALHGYSEEAVSKFYEMRDSGVEMDHFTFSMVLRICTRLASLEHARQAHASLVRHGFGLDIVANTALVDFYSKWGRMEDARHVFDKMPQKNVISWNALIAGYGNHGHGEEAIEMFEQMLQEKMIPDHVTFLAVLSACSYSGLSERGWAYFKSMSRDHKIKVRAMHYACMIELLCKDGLLDEAFALIKTAPFKPTANMWAALLTACRVHENLEIGKLAAEKLYGMEPEKLSNYFVLLNIYNSSGELKEAAAVVQTLRRKGMRMLPACSWIEVKKQPYFFHSGDKSHAQTKGIYQKLDSLMLEISKHGYVPERKYLLPDVDVQEERVILYHSEKLATAFGLINTPGWTPLQIVQSHRICGDCHSAIKLIAMVTGREIVVRDASRFHHFRDASCSCGDYW; encoded by the coding sequence ATGGAAATCCCACTCCTAAGCTACCATTTTCCTTTCACTGTCAAGGACAAGAAATCTATGTTTCCTGGGTATTGTTTTTCATTTAGTAGGAGAAAATGGATAAACCCTTTTGATAGGATTAGGTGTTGTTCACTGGAAGTACAAGGGGTGCAGCGGCCATGGCTGAAGCCGAAACCGTCGAAAATTGATGTTGGGGAGAGGAAAGAGACGGTTTTGGAAGAACCCCAGATGAGAAAACATCCCAGTTCTGGGATTTGTAGTCAGATAGAGAAGTTGGTTTTAAATAAGAGGTATAGGGAGGCACTTGAGTTATTTGAGATTTTGGAGTTTGAGGGTGGTTTTGAATTGAAATCTAGCACATATGATGCACTGATTAGCGCTTGCATAGGTTTGAAGTCGATTAGAGGGGTGAAAAGGGTGTTTAGTTATATGAGTAGTAATGGGTTTGAGTTGGATTTGTATATGAGGAACAGGGTGCTGCTTATGCATGTCAAATGTGGGATGATGATTGATGCGCGTAGGTTGTTTGTTGAAATGCCGGAGAAGAATTTGGTCTCCTGGAATATGATAATTGGGGGGCTTGTGGATTCTGGTGATTATGCCGAGGTGTTCCGGCTGTTTTTTATTATGTGGGAGGAGTCTTTAGATGGTGGGTCGCGCACATTTGCCATGATGATTCGGGCATCTGCTGGGTTGGGACACATTTTTGTGGGAAGACAGCTTCACACTTGTACTTTAAAGATGGGTGTTGCTGACAATATATTTGTGACTTGTGCTCTAATTGACATGTATAGTAAGTGTGGGAGCATTGAAGATGCTCAATGTGTATTTGATGAGATGCCGGAGAAGACAACAGTTGGGTGGAATTCCATTATTGCAGGTTATGCACTTCATGGTTATAGTGAAGAAGCTGTCAGTAAGTTCTATGAGATGCGTGATTCTGGTGTTGAAATGGACCATTTCACATTTTCAATGGTTTTAAGAATATGTACGAGGTTGGCTTCTTTAGAGCATGCTAGGCAAGCTCATGCTAGTTTAGTTCGTCATGGTTTTGGATTAGATATAGTAGCGAACACAGCACTTGTAGATTTCTATAGCAAATGGGGGAGAATGGAAGATGCCCGTCATGTCTTTGACAAGATGCCACAAAAGAATGTTATATCATGGAATGCCTTAATTGCTGGATATGGTAATCATGGTCATGGAGAAGAAGCTATTGAGATGTTTGAGCAGATGCTTCAGGAAAAAATGATACCCGACCATGTCACCTTTCTTGCAGTTTTATCTGCTTGTAGTTATTCAGGTTTATCAGAACGTGGGTGGGCGTACTTTAAATCAATGAGTAGGGATCACAAGATTAAAGTCCGTGCAATGCATTATGCATGTATGATTGAATTATTATGTAAAGACGGTCTTTTAGATGAAGCCTTTGCACTGATAAAAACTGCTCCATTTAAGCCTACAGCTAACATGTGGGCTGCCCTGCTGACAGCTTGTCGTGTCCATGAGAATTTAGAGATTGGAAAATTGGCTGCTGAGAAGCTTTATGGAATGGAGCCTGAAAAGCTTAGTAATTATTTTGtgcttttaaatatatacaacAGCTCTGGCGAGTTGAAGGAAGCCGCTGCTGTTGTTCAGACCTTAAGAAGAAAGGGTATGAGAATGCTTCCGGCATGCAGTTGGATTGAAGTTAAAAAGCAGCCGTATTTTTTCCATTCTGGAGATAAAAGCCATGCCCAAACGAAAGGGATATACCAGAAATTGGACAGCTTGATGCTAGAGATTTCAAAACATGGTTATGTTCctgagagaaaatatttgcttCCCGATGTTGATGTTCAGGAAGAGCGGGTTATATTGTACCACAGTGAGAAACTGGCAACAGCTTTTGGGCTGATCAACACTCCAGGTTGGACACCACTGCAAATTGTGCAGAGCCATCGGATTTGTGGTGACTGCCATAGTGCAATTAAGTTAATAGCCATGGTTACTGGACGTGAAATTGTTGTGAGGGACGCCAGTAGATTCCACCATTTTAGAGATGCCAGTTGTTCATGTGGGGATTATTGGTGA
- the LOC142610160 gene encoding F-box protein At2g32560-like → MLYFLISCVSFSFIFLSKSFTHKPLPSWETEMKLLSPWFWGELSTFLVSWFKKSRPAISFFQVPVLFTPSKNMGHSSKVENVEEKDDVSLLDLPDLALDCILERLSPAGLCSMAAVCSSLRDRCRSDHLWKKHKEHRWDRVISDATYREWKMHVVSRKRPTLLDQSKRKGLFNSLLGDWPSSWFRPNLESSSKSRRSLPVDSIKAWYQSLESGKLWFPSQVYNRENGNVGFMLSCYDAELSYDSKTDTFQARYLPHGRRTTEDNIQWERLRAPPVETPPDVLHVSDCLDDLKPGDHIEIQWRKAREFPYGWWYGIIGHLEACDRNNNHCHCHHSDSVILEFNQYSPDSKWRRMVISRKGHREEGNEVDGFYGGIRKIYEDEEIARWKRLWPTQILD, encoded by the exons ATGCTTTACTTCCTAATCTCTTGTGTATCCTtctccttcatcttcctttccAAGTCTTTCACTCACAAGCCACTCCCTTCATGGGAGACTGAGATGAAATTGTTGTCACCTTGGTTCTGGGGTGAATTATCAACTTTTCTTGTGTCTTGGTTCAAGAAAAGTAGACCTGCTATTAGTTTCTTTCAAGTACCTGTATTATTCACTCCATCGAAGAACATGGGACATAGCTCAAAAGTAGAGAATGTAGAGGAGAAAGATGATGTTTCTCTGTTGGATTTGCCTGACTTGGCCTTGGACTGCATTCTTGAACGGCTTTCGCCAGCCGGGTTATGTAGTATGGCAGCAGTGTGTAGTTCTTTGAGGGATAGATGTAGGAGTGATCATTTATGGAAGAAACACAAGGAGCACAGGTGGGATAGAGTGATTAGTGATGCTACTTATAGAGAATGGAAAATGCATGTAGTCTCAAGAAAAAGACCAACCCTTTTGGATCAAAGCAAGAGAAAAGGGTTATTTAACTCCCTTTTGGGGGATTGGCCTTCTTCGTGGTTTAGACCAAATTTAGAAAGCAGCAGCAAGTCAAGGAGGTCTTTACCGGTTGATTCAATCAAGGCTTGGTATCAATCCCTTGAAAGTGGCAAGTTATGGTTTCCATCTCAAGTCTATAATCGTGAG AATGGTAATGTTGGTTTTATGCTGTCATGTTATGATGCTGAACTTAGCTATGACTCGAAGACTGACACCTTTCAGGCAAG ATACTTGCCTCATGGCAGGCGTACAACAGAGGATAATATACAATGGGAGAGGCTAAGAGCACCACCGGTTGAAACTCCTCCAGATGTTCTTCATGTCTCTGATTGTTTAGATGACTTAAAGCCTGGTGATCACATTGAGATCCAGTGGAGAAAAGCCAGAGAATTCCCCTATG GTTGGTGGTATGGAATCATTGGTCACTTGGAAGCATGTGACAGGAATAACAATCACTGCCACTGCCATCATAGTG ATTCAGTGATATTGGAGTTCAACCAGTATTCTCCTGACTCAAAATGGAGAAGAATGGTGATAAGCAGGAAGGGCCACCGGGAGGAAGGCAATGAAGTAGATGGCTTCTATGGTGGAATTAGGAAGATTTACGAAGATGAGGAGATTGCAAGGTGGAAACGCCTTTGGCCAACCCAAATCTTGGATTAG